One part of the Oncorhynchus kisutch isolate 150728-3 linkage group LG22, Okis_V2, whole genome shotgun sequence genome encodes these proteins:
- the zpd gene encoding zona pellucida glycoprotein d isoform X2, with the protein MALKFNLKVFLVLVIFCCDRVLGICTVTHCTDTTKCLLSLDKSNCKCAVGYYGDLCDKVATINVMCGKDYITIMVNEDFFQYYKVPMESLHLKNESCRAQKEVMSDVPYYIVRISKDQYVSCGGKPLEKNITHIAYALTLMSAPQVYGNIIRDPMIKIEYTCIYPYIRTVSLPYPIIPFSSETVMRMGELDAKVEMALFTDHTYTEAFQSSPLIHLRDRVYVEIKVVELEDVFHLRVNECWATQSPKPNQTDSSVHTLLRNGCVNDETVTFLNTTMGANGEASTIRYSFDMFRFVVEPHDLYLHCAVRLCSLDDDEPCIPECKSITKRAAVRGDPTQGLLSYGPIRIDIPDRPQSNLLLLLIPVAGIWVLGLFLLALITIAKAGNRRLSQLANR; encoded by the exons ATGGCGCTCAAATTCAACTTGAAG GTATTTTTGGTCCTCGTCATTTTCTGCTGTGACCGTGTCCTTG GAATATGCACTGTCACACACTGCACTGACACAACCAAGTGTTTGCTATCCCTCGACAAAAGCAACTGCAAATGTGCTGTTGGCTACTATGGAGACCTGTGTGACAAAG ttGCTACCATCAATGTCATGTGTGGCAAAGACTACATTACTATCATGGTGAATGAGGACTTTTTCCAGTACTACAAAGTACCTATGGAATCTCTGCACTTGAAGAATGAGTCTTGTCGTGCCCAAAAGGAGGTTATGTCTGATGTCCCATACTACATTGTGCGGATATCAAAGGATCAGTACGTTTCCTGTGGCGGTAAACCACTGGAG AAAAACATCACTCACATTGCATACGCCTTAACTCTCATGTCGGCCCCTCAAGTCTATGGAAATATAATAAGAGACCCAATGATAAAAATTGAGTACACGTGTATCTACCCATACATCCGCACTGTCAGTTTGCCGTACCCCATCATCCCCTTCTCTAG TGAGACTGTGATGCGGATGGGTGAGTTGGATGCCAAGGTGGAGATGGCCCTCTTCACAGATCACACCTACACAGAGGCGTTCCAAAGCTCACCGCTGATCCACCTCCGGGACAGGGTGTATGTGGAGATCAAGGTCGTGGAGCTGGAGGACGTCTTCCACTTGAGGGTGAATGAATGCTGGGCCACACAGTCCCCCAAACccaaccagacagacagctctgttcACACCCTGCTGCGCAATGG GTGTGTGAATGACGAAACTGTCACCTTTCTCAATACGACAATGGGCGCCAATGGAGAGGCCTCAACCATCCGGTACAGCTTTGACATGTTCCGCTTTGTTGTGGAGCCTCATGACCTGTACCTGCACTGCGCAGTGCGCTTGTGCTCCCTGGACGATGACGAACCCTGCATTCCT GAGTGCAAATCTATAACCAAGAGGGCAGCAGTGCGTGGAGACCCAACTCAAGGTCTACTGTCATATGGACCAATCAGGATTGACATACCAGACCGACCCCAATCTA atctgctgctgctgctgattcCTGTGGCTGGCATCTGGGTCCTGGGCCTCTTCCTCCTCGCCCTAATCACCATCGCTAAGGCAGGAAACCGACGACTGTCACAGCTAGCAAACCGCTGA
- the zpd gene encoding zona pellucida glycoprotein d isoform X1, protein MALKFNLKVNCCGIYQVFLVLVIFCCDRVLGICTVTHCTDTTKCLLSLDKSNCKCAVGYYGDLCDKVATINVMCGKDYITIMVNEDFFQYYKVPMESLHLKNESCRAQKEVMSDVPYYIVRISKDQYVSCGGKPLEKNITHIAYALTLMSAPQVYGNIIRDPMIKIEYTCIYPYIRTVSLPYPIIPFSSETVMRMGELDAKVEMALFTDHTYTEAFQSSPLIHLRDRVYVEIKVVELEDVFHLRVNECWATQSPKPNQTDSSVHTLLRNGCVNDETVTFLNTTMGANGEASTIRYSFDMFRFVVEPHDLYLHCAVRLCSLDDDEPCIPECKSITKRAAVRGDPTQGLLSYGPIRIDIPDRPQSNLLLLLIPVAGIWVLGLFLLALITIAKAGNRRLSQLANR, encoded by the exons ATGGCGCTCAAATTCAACTTGAAG GTTAATTGCTGTGGAATTTACCAGGTATTTTTGGTCCTCGTCATTTTCTGCTGTGACCGTGTCCTTG GAATATGCACTGTCACACACTGCACTGACACAACCAAGTGTTTGCTATCCCTCGACAAAAGCAACTGCAAATGTGCTGTTGGCTACTATGGAGACCTGTGTGACAAAG ttGCTACCATCAATGTCATGTGTGGCAAAGACTACATTACTATCATGGTGAATGAGGACTTTTTCCAGTACTACAAAGTACCTATGGAATCTCTGCACTTGAAGAATGAGTCTTGTCGTGCCCAAAAGGAGGTTATGTCTGATGTCCCATACTACATTGTGCGGATATCAAAGGATCAGTACGTTTCCTGTGGCGGTAAACCACTGGAG AAAAACATCACTCACATTGCATACGCCTTAACTCTCATGTCGGCCCCTCAAGTCTATGGAAATATAATAAGAGACCCAATGATAAAAATTGAGTACACGTGTATCTACCCATACATCCGCACTGTCAGTTTGCCGTACCCCATCATCCCCTTCTCTAG TGAGACTGTGATGCGGATGGGTGAGTTGGATGCCAAGGTGGAGATGGCCCTCTTCACAGATCACACCTACACAGAGGCGTTCCAAAGCTCACCGCTGATCCACCTCCGGGACAGGGTGTATGTGGAGATCAAGGTCGTGGAGCTGGAGGACGTCTTCCACTTGAGGGTGAATGAATGCTGGGCCACACAGTCCCCCAAACccaaccagacagacagctctgttcACACCCTGCTGCGCAATGG GTGTGTGAATGACGAAACTGTCACCTTTCTCAATACGACAATGGGCGCCAATGGAGAGGCCTCAACCATCCGGTACAGCTTTGACATGTTCCGCTTTGTTGTGGAGCCTCATGACCTGTACCTGCACTGCGCAGTGCGCTTGTGCTCCCTGGACGATGACGAACCCTGCATTCCT GAGTGCAAATCTATAACCAAGAGGGCAGCAGTGCGTGGAGACCCAACTCAAGGTCTACTGTCATATGGACCAATCAGGATTGACATACCAGACCGACCCCAATCTA atctgctgctgctgctgattcCTGTGGCTGGCATCTGGGTCCTGGGCCTCTTCCTCCTCGCCCTAATCACCATCGCTAAGGCAGGAAACCGACGACTGTCACAGCTAGCAAACCGCTGA
- the zpd gene encoding zona pellucida glycoprotein d isoform X3, translating to MCGKDYITIMVNEDFFQYYKVPMESLHLKNESCRAQKEVMSDVPYYIVRISKDQYVSCGGKPLEKNITHIAYALTLMSAPQVYGNIIRDPMIKIEYTCIYPYIRTVSLPYPIIPFSSETVMRMGELDAKVEMALFTDHTYTEAFQSSPLIHLRDRVYVEIKVVELEDVFHLRVNECWATQSPKPNQTDSSVHTLLRNGCVNDETVTFLNTTMGANGEASTIRYSFDMFRFVVEPHDLYLHCAVRLCSLDDDEPCIPECKSITKRAAVRGDPTQGLLSYGPIRIDIPDRPQSNLLLLLIPVAGIWVLGLFLLALITIAKAGNRRLSQLANR from the exons ATGTGTGGCAAAGACTACATTACTATCATGGTGAATGAGGACTTTTTCCAGTACTACAAAGTACCTATGGAATCTCTGCACTTGAAGAATGAGTCTTGTCGTGCCCAAAAGGAGGTTATGTCTGATGTCCCATACTACATTGTGCGGATATCAAAGGATCAGTACGTTTCCTGTGGCGGTAAACCACTGGAG AAAAACATCACTCACATTGCATACGCCTTAACTCTCATGTCGGCCCCTCAAGTCTATGGAAATATAATAAGAGACCCAATGATAAAAATTGAGTACACGTGTATCTACCCATACATCCGCACTGTCAGTTTGCCGTACCCCATCATCCCCTTCTCTAG TGAGACTGTGATGCGGATGGGTGAGTTGGATGCCAAGGTGGAGATGGCCCTCTTCACAGATCACACCTACACAGAGGCGTTCCAAAGCTCACCGCTGATCCACCTCCGGGACAGGGTGTATGTGGAGATCAAGGTCGTGGAGCTGGAGGACGTCTTCCACTTGAGGGTGAATGAATGCTGGGCCACACAGTCCCCCAAACccaaccagacagacagctctgttcACACCCTGCTGCGCAATGG GTGTGTGAATGACGAAACTGTCACCTTTCTCAATACGACAATGGGCGCCAATGGAGAGGCCTCAACCATCCGGTACAGCTTTGACATGTTCCGCTTTGTTGTGGAGCCTCATGACCTGTACCTGCACTGCGCAGTGCGCTTGTGCTCCCTGGACGATGACGAACCCTGCATTCCT GAGTGCAAATCTATAACCAAGAGGGCAGCAGTGCGTGGAGACCCAACTCAAGGTCTACTGTCATATGGACCAATCAGGATTGACATACCAGACCGACCCCAATCTA atctgctgctgctgctgattcCTGTGGCTGGCATCTGGGTCCTGGGCCTCTTCCTCCTCGCCCTAATCACCATCGCTAAGGCAGGAAACCGACGACTGTCACAGCTAGCAAACCGCTGA
- the LOC116356300 gene encoding neutrophil collagenase-like: protein MQRFYGLEVTGEMDPAALKAMRRPRCGVPDKSVEQAENGVRRKRYALTGQKWDKNLLTYRCVHYEHYPKGSPDNAPTQDPPATADDDTAPNQNPTTTAPPDLDSTTTAPLDRAPITTPDSPLETDPFSPTYTPDQQEPNPTYAPPLPPIPDPDPTIPWPDPVPVRDEPRRPPKQPEHTAPNICDGDFDTVTMLRGEMFVFKGRWFWRVRRNLVLDNYPMPISVFWVGLPDDIDSDYERHDGKCVFFKDTGVLMKSFAPVTATTQNLSPGGARSHPLLPPKCTPGLQYPDPFNSRYGAWNPADPLRLEYRHNLPEDYRPLRRDVTARRGKNRPTPIATFPPQLMLFKAVSYSE, encoded by the exons ATGCAGCGCTTCTATGGTCTAGAGGTCACTGGAGAGATGGACCCTGCCGCACTAAA GGCCATGAGAAGGCCTCGCTGTGGAGTCCCAGACAAATCTGTTGAGCAGGCTGAGAATGGTGTGAGGCGGAAACGCTACGCTCTCACTGGCCAGAAGTGGGACAAGAACCTTCTGACTTACAGGTGTGTG CATTATGAACACTACCCCAAAG GATCTCCAGACAATGCTCCCACTCAGGACCCACCCGCCACGGCTGATGATGACACTGCCCCAAACCAAAACCCCACCACCACTGCTCCTCCAGACCTAGACTCCACCACCACTGCTCCTCTAGACCGAGCCCCCATCACCACCCCTGATAGTCCCCTTGAGACAGACCCCTTCAGCCCTACCTATACCCCAGACCAACAAGAACCAAATCCCACCTACGCACCTCCCCTCCCTCCGATACCCGACCCAGACCCCACCATCCCCTGGCCTGATCCAGTGCCGGTGAGGGATGAGCCTCGTCGCCCCCCAAAGCAGCCAGAACACACTGCCCCCAATATCTGTGACGGGGACTTTGATACGGTCACCATGCTGCGAGGGGAGATGTTCGTCTTCAAG GGTCGCTGGTTCTGGAGAGTTAGAAGGAACCTTGTCCTGGACAACTACCCAATGCCTATCTCGGTCTTCTGGGTTGGACTACCTGATGATATAGACTCTGATTATGAACGACATGATGGAAAATGTGTCTTTTTCAAag ATACTGGCGTTTTGATGAAGAGTTTCGCACCAGTGACAGCGACTACCCAAAACTTATCTCCAGGTGGGGCAAGGTCCCATCCTCTGCTACCACCGAAATGTACTCCTGGGCtgcaatatccggaccccttcaaCAGCCGGTATGGGGCATGGAACCCCGCAGATCccctacgactggaataccgacataatctgcctgAGGACtacaggcccctcaggcgcgacgtcaccgcacgaagaggcaaaaacagacctacccccatcgcgacgt TCCCACCCCAGCTAATGCTTTTCAAAGCTGTTTCCTATAGTGAATAA